A single region of the Populus nigra chromosome 2, ddPopNigr1.1, whole genome shotgun sequence genome encodes:
- the LOC133682508 gene encoding probable aldo-keto reductase 2, translating to MAAAVKRIKLGSQGLEVSAQGLGCMGMSAFYGPPKPESDMIALIHHAINSGVTLLDTSDMYGPHTNEILLGKALKAGSGLREKVELATKFGINFQDGKREIRGDPAYVRAACEASLKRLQLDCVDLYYQHRIDTKVPIEVTMGELKKLVEEGKIKYIGLSEASASTIRRAHAVHPVTAVQLEWSLWSRDVEEEIVPTCRELGIGIVAYSPLGRGFLSSGPKVVESFTEGDFRKHLPRFRPENLDHNRQLFERVNEIAARKQCTPSQLALAWVHHQGDDVCPIPGTTKIENFNQNVGALSVKLTPEEMAELESIASAGAVKGDRYEGSMFTYKDSDTPPLSSWKAT from the exons ATGGCAGCAGCAGTGAAAAGGATCAAGCTGGGATCACAGGGCCTTGAAGTATCAGCACAGGGACTTGGATGTATGGGCATGTCTGCCTTCTATGGCCCTCCAAAACCTGAATCCGACATGATCGCCCTCATCCACCATGCCATCAACTCCGGTGTCACTCTCCTCGATACCTCTGATATGTATGGACCCCACACCAACGAAATCCTTCTGGGCAAGGCTTTGAAGGCCGGATCAGGATTGAGGGAGAAAGTTGAGCTAGCTACCAAATTTGGTATTAACTTTCAAGACGGCAAGAGGGAGATTCGAGGGGATCCTGCTTATGTGAGAGCTGCTTGTGAGGCCAGCTTGAAACGCCTTCAACTTGACTGCGTTGATCTTTATTACCAGCATCGCATTGATACCAAAGTTCCCATTGAAGTCACG ATGGGGGAACTCAAGAAACTAGTTGAAGAAGGTAAAATAAAGTATATAGGTCTGTCTGAGGCCTCTGCTTCAACAATCAGAAGAGCTCATGCTGTTCATCCGGTAACTGCTGTGCAATTGGAGTGGTCATTGTGGTCAAGAGATGTGGAGGAAGAGATTGTTCCTACCTGCAG AGAACTTGGCATTGGGATTGTTGCGTACAGTCCTCTAGGACGAGGATTCCTTTCATCAGGGCCTAAGGTGGTTGAGAGCTTTACAGAGGGTGACTTCCGAAAG CATCTGCCTAGGTTCCGACCTGAAAATCTAGACCATAACAGACAACTATTTGAGCGGGTTAATGAAATCGCAGCAAGGAAACAGTGCACCCCATCACAACTAGCATTGGCCTGGGTACACCACCAGGGTGATGATGTATGTCCAATTCCTGGAACTACCAAGATCGAAAACTTCAACCAGAACGTTGGGGCATTGTCTGTCAAACTAACACCAGAAGAAATGGCTGAACTCGAATCAATCGCCTCTGCAGGTGCTGTAAAGGGTGACAGATATGAGGGTTCCATGTTTACATACAAGGATTCAGATACTCCCCCTCTTTCATCATGGAAAGCTACATAA
- the LOC133681542 gene encoding uncharacterized protein LOC133681542, whose amino-acid sequence MSYFQRLGDMNYMVEEAEMVDFVNEMDGGATAGVEDVEANEYDLLTKATDTSSGQARNGQDIQGIPWERLNITREKYRLTRLEQYKNYENIPLSGEAVDKRLGDMNYMVEEAEMVDFVNEMDGGATAGVEDVEANEYDLLTKATDTSSGQARNGQDIQGIPWERLNITREKYRLTRLEQYKNYENIPLSGEAVDKECKQMEKGGYYYEFSIILDRLSPLYFIFRNKDAIDVLKWLLSYFTCDGRRYIEFGI is encoded by the exons ATGTCCTACTTCCAGCGGTTGGGGGATATGAATTACATGGTGGAAGAGGCAGAAATGGTCGATTTCGTCAATGAAATGGATGGAGGAGCCACCGCCGGTGTGGAAGATGTTGAAGCCAATGAATACGACTTG CTTACCAAGGCTACGGATACATCTTCTGGGCAGGCCAGGAATGGGCAAGACATACAGGGTATTCCCTGGGAAAGATTGAATATAACCAGGGAAAAATACAGATTGACCAGGCTTGAGCAGTACAAGAATTATGAGAACATTCCATTATCCGGCGAAGCTGTCGATAAG CGGTTGGGGGATATGAATTACATGGTGGAAGAGGCAGAAATGGTCGATTTCGTCAATGAAATGGATGGAGGAGCCACCGCCGGTGTGGAAGATGTTGAAGCCAATGAATACGACTTG CTTACCAAGGCTACGGATACATCTTCTGGGCAGGCCAGGAATGGGCAAGACATACAGGGTATTCCCTGGGAAAGATTGAATATAACCAGGGAAAAATACAGATTGACCAGGCTTGAGCAGTACAAGAATTATGAGAACATTCCATTATCCGGCGAAGCTGTCGATAAG GAGTGCAAACAAATGGAGAAGGGAGGCTACTACTATGAATTCTCCATAATACTAGATCGGTTAAGCCCTCTATACTTCATTTTCAG GAACAAAGATGCAATTGACGTGTTGAAGTGGTTGCTTTCTTATTTTACTTGTGATGGAAGAAGGTACATTGAATTTGGTATTTAA
- the LOC133681541 gene encoding uncharacterized WD repeat-containing protein C2A9.03-like isoform X1 produces the protein MSYFQRLGDMNYMAEEAEMVDFVDEMDGGAAAGVEDVEANEYDLVEFTKLINLEFLVKNEQLTKATDTSSGQARNGQDIQGIPWERLNITREKYRLTRLEQYKNYENIPLSGEAVDKECKQMEKGGCYYEFFHNTRSVKPTILHFQLRNLVWATSKHDVYLVSNYSVMHWSSISGNLSEVINFAGHVAPSEKHAGSLLEGFTQTQISTIAVKDNFLVAGGFQGELTCKRLDKQGVSFCTRTTYDDNAITNAIEIYDGMRGGIKFMASNNDCGLREYDLETFQLLNHFRFPWPVNHTSMSPDRRLMTVVGDNLDGLLVDSQSGKTVSTVEGHSDYSFASAWHPDGRVFATGNQDKTCRVWDIRKLSSPTVILKGNLGAVRSIRFSSDGQFMFVAEPADFVHVYSTRDDYRKRQEIDFFGEISGVALSPDDESLSIGIWDRTYASLLQYNKRHKYGYLDSYL, from the exons ATGTCCTACTTCCAGCGGTTGGGAGATATGAATTACATGGCGGAAGAGGCAGAAATGGTCGATTTCGTCGATGAAATGGATGGAGGAGCCGCCGCCGGTGTGGAAGATGTTGAAGCCAATGAATACGACTTG gtagaatttacaaaattaattaatctggAATTCTTGGTAAAAAATGAGCAGCTTACCAAGGCTACGGATACATCTTCTGGGCAGGCCAGGAATGGGCAAGACATACAGGGTATTCCCTGGGAAAGATTGAATATAACCAGGGAAAAGTACAGATTGACCAGGCTTGAGCAGTACAAGAATTATGAGAACATTCCGTTATCCGGCGAAGCTGTCGATAAG GAGTGCAAACAAATGGAGAAGGGAGGCTGCTACTATGAATTCTTCCATAATACTAGATCGGTTAAGCCCACTATACTTCATTTTCAG CTCAGGAACTTGGTTTGGGCCACTTCGAAACATGATGTATATCTGGTGTCGAATTATTCAGTCATGCACTGGTCATCCATATCTGGCAATTTGTCCGAGGTCATCAATTTTGCAGGACATGTAGCACCGTCTGAG AAACATGCTGGAAGTTTGTTAGAAGGTTTCACCCAAACTCAAATTAGCACTATAGCAGTCAAAGATAATTTTCTTGTTGCTGGAGGCTTCCAAGGAGAGCTTACTTGCAAA CGTTTGGATAAGCAAGGAGTTAGCTTTTGTACCCGCACGACATACGATGATAATGCCATCACGAATGCTATTGAGATATATGATGGCATGAG GGGTGGAATCAAATTCATGGCATCCAACAATGATTGTGGTCTTAGAGAATATGACTTGGAGACGTTTCAGCTTTTGAATCACTTCCGTTTCCCTTGGCCGGTGAAT CACACATCAATGAGTCCAGACCGTAGGCTAATGACAGTTGTCGGAGATAACTTGGATGGATTGCTGGTGGATTCACAGAGTGGGAAG ACTGTATCAACTGTAGAAGGACATTCCGATTATTCTTTTGCATCAGCATGGCACCCAGATGGACGTGTTTTTGCCACAGGGAATCAGGATAAGACTTGCCGGGTGTGGGATATAAGAAAGTTGTCATCGCCTACTGTGATACTCAAGGGAAACTTGGGTGCGGTTCGTTCAATTCGTTTCTCATCAGATGGCCAATTCATGTTCGTAGCTGAACCTGCAGATTTTGTGCATGTTTATAGCACACGAGATGACTACAGAAAGCGGCAAGAGATTGATTTCTTTGGTGAGATTTCAGGAGTAGCTCTCAGCCCAGATGATGAATCTTTGTCTATCGGAATCTGGGACCGGACTTATGCGAGCTTGCTACAGTATAACAAAAGACATAAATATGGGTATCTCGATTCCTACTTGTGA
- the LOC133682255 gene encoding uncharacterized protein LOC133682255 yields the protein MNNPSRITGSSGILQSQPPSDSISVETVEHLVQNLIKSRHRRQKWMHLCNPKLVLDLNREPWRNHLIKFLESTPVHVFTISLLLLDVILTVLELSSSLQSCTPEEDHYKKNKVWYHLAGICILSLLSAKSVALVVGFGSSFFKRPGYVVDGAVVIGALFLETFLGTKGGGLLVVVSLWRVVRLVESAFELSDEAIEAQIEGILSQFEALSNENSRLSQTIAEKDSMIEKLQEIIEKLEKELDQYRSTRLCCDH from the coding sequence ATGAATAACCCATCGAGAATCACCGGTTCTTCAGGAATCCTGCAATCTCAACCTCCAAGTGATTCCATCTCTGTTGAAACAGTAGAGCACTTGGTCCAAAATCTGATCAAAAGCCGGCACAGAAGGCAAAAATGGATGCACCTCTGCAATCCTAAACTAGTACTAGACCTGAATAGAGAACCATGGAGAAACCACTTAATCAAGTTCCTGGAATCAACCCCAGTTCATGTTTTTACAATCTCACTGCTTCTCCTTGACGTCATCTTAACTGTCCTTGAACTTTCATCTTCTTTACAATCATGCACCCCGGAAGAAGACcattataagaaaaacaaagtttggTACCATCTGGCAGGGATCTGTATACTGAGCCTCCTTTCTGCCAAGTCAGTTGCTCTAGTTGTGGGGTTTGGCAGCTCCTTCTTCAAGCGGCCAGGTTATGTTGTCGATGGCGCAGTTGTTATAGGAGCATTATTCTTGGAAACGTTTTTGGGGACGAAGGGTGGAGGATTGCTTGTAGTCGTGAGTTTATGGCGAGTTGTGAGGCTGGTGGAGAGCGCGTTTGAGTTGAGTGATGAAGCCATTGAAGCACAGATTGAAGGAATATTAAGCCAGTTTGAAGCACTTAGCAATGAGAATTCAAGGCTGTCGCAGACAATCGCAGAGAAAGATAGTATGATTGAGAAGCTCCAAGAGATAATAGAGAAGCTAGAAAAAGAATTGGATCAGTATAGATCGACACGCTTGTGTTGTGACCACTGA
- the LOC133681541 gene encoding uncharacterized WD repeat-containing protein C2A9.03-like isoform X2 — MSYFQRLGDMNYMAEEAEMVDFVDEMDGGAAAGVEDVEANEYDLLTKATDTSSGQARNGQDIQGIPWERLNITREKYRLTRLEQYKNYENIPLSGEAVDKECKQMEKGGCYYEFFHNTRSVKPTILHFQLRNLVWATSKHDVYLVSNYSVMHWSSISGNLSEVINFAGHVAPSEKHAGSLLEGFTQTQISTIAVKDNFLVAGGFQGELTCKRLDKQGVSFCTRTTYDDNAITNAIEIYDGMRGGIKFMASNNDCGLREYDLETFQLLNHFRFPWPVNHTSMSPDRRLMTVVGDNLDGLLVDSQSGKTVSTVEGHSDYSFASAWHPDGRVFATGNQDKTCRVWDIRKLSSPTVILKGNLGAVRSIRFSSDGQFMFVAEPADFVHVYSTRDDYRKRQEIDFFGEISGVALSPDDESLSIGIWDRTYASLLQYNKRHKYGYLDSYL, encoded by the exons ATGTCCTACTTCCAGCGGTTGGGAGATATGAATTACATGGCGGAAGAGGCAGAAATGGTCGATTTCGTCGATGAAATGGATGGAGGAGCCGCCGCCGGTGTGGAAGATGTTGAAGCCAATGAATACGACTTG CTTACCAAGGCTACGGATACATCTTCTGGGCAGGCCAGGAATGGGCAAGACATACAGGGTATTCCCTGGGAAAGATTGAATATAACCAGGGAAAAGTACAGATTGACCAGGCTTGAGCAGTACAAGAATTATGAGAACATTCCGTTATCCGGCGAAGCTGTCGATAAG GAGTGCAAACAAATGGAGAAGGGAGGCTGCTACTATGAATTCTTCCATAATACTAGATCGGTTAAGCCCACTATACTTCATTTTCAG CTCAGGAACTTGGTTTGGGCCACTTCGAAACATGATGTATATCTGGTGTCGAATTATTCAGTCATGCACTGGTCATCCATATCTGGCAATTTGTCCGAGGTCATCAATTTTGCAGGACATGTAGCACCGTCTGAG AAACATGCTGGAAGTTTGTTAGAAGGTTTCACCCAAACTCAAATTAGCACTATAGCAGTCAAAGATAATTTTCTTGTTGCTGGAGGCTTCCAAGGAGAGCTTACTTGCAAA CGTTTGGATAAGCAAGGAGTTAGCTTTTGTACCCGCACGACATACGATGATAATGCCATCACGAATGCTATTGAGATATATGATGGCATGAG GGGTGGAATCAAATTCATGGCATCCAACAATGATTGTGGTCTTAGAGAATATGACTTGGAGACGTTTCAGCTTTTGAATCACTTCCGTTTCCCTTGGCCGGTGAAT CACACATCAATGAGTCCAGACCGTAGGCTAATGACAGTTGTCGGAGATAACTTGGATGGATTGCTGGTGGATTCACAGAGTGGGAAG ACTGTATCAACTGTAGAAGGACATTCCGATTATTCTTTTGCATCAGCATGGCACCCAGATGGACGTGTTTTTGCCACAGGGAATCAGGATAAGACTTGCCGGGTGTGGGATATAAGAAAGTTGTCATCGCCTACTGTGATACTCAAGGGAAACTTGGGTGCGGTTCGTTCAATTCGTTTCTCATCAGATGGCCAATTCATGTTCGTAGCTGAACCTGCAGATTTTGTGCATGTTTATAGCACACGAGATGACTACAGAAAGCGGCAAGAGATTGATTTCTTTGGTGAGATTTCAGGAGTAGCTCTCAGCCCAGATGATGAATCTTTGTCTATCGGAATCTGGGACCGGACTTATGCGAGCTTGCTACAGTATAACAAAAGACATAAATATGGGTATCTCGATTCCTACTTGTGA